One Vigna unguiculata cultivar IT97K-499-35 chromosome 7, ASM411807v1, whole genome shotgun sequence genomic region harbors:
- the LOC114189487 gene encoding transcription factor DICHOTOMA-like, translated as MFSSTYDSNLFPNFPSSSYPILPFLIDPENDFASNTLFDDPLLVPFTPITHDPPFPEETVANFAVADCTAILEQDANTNYGSHNGSMSNFLTQKPAIAKKDRHSKIHTSQGLRDRRVRLSSEIARKFFDLQDMLEFDKPSNTLEWLFTKSENAIKELAQSKHSGSISGGDKCSRDASVDSNNNKSLAGSGGDGSKGRKSKSAQKDDACVQTKKESRERARARARERTCYKMCSTRRVQQDFDERCPVTANTQMLHQFRSSILPEPEALARWVQPYNPFLIHNEAPRDGFDVIEESIMIKRNMKPSTMLASHHQNQNQNQSQNLVIPRDASFNNNVCPLLPYSTPDWDTNGAFTGCSNFCAIGTMNLSTCFMNQ; from the exons ATGTTCTCTTCCACATATGACTCCAACCTTTTTCCAAACTTCCCTTCTTCTTCTTACCCTATCCTTCCTTTTCTCATTGATCCTGAAAATGATTTTGCAAGCAACACCCTTTTTGATGACCCTCTTCTTGTTCCCTTCACACCCATCACCCATGATCCTCCATTCCCTGAAGAGACTGTTGCCAATTTTGCAGTTGCTGACTGCACTGCCATTCTTGAACAGGATGCAAACACTAACTACGGTTCCCACAATGGTAGCATGTCCAATTTTCTGACCCAGAAACCAGCCATAGCAAAGAAAGACAGGCACAGTAAGATTCACACATCTCAGGGTTTGAGGGATCGCAGGGTGAGATTATCAAGCGAAATAGCCCGCAAGTTCTTTGATCTTCAGGACATGTTAGAGTTTGACAAACCAAGTAACACCCTTGAGTGGCTTTTCACAAAGTCTGAGAATGCGATCAAAGAACTAGCCCAAAGTAAGCATAGCGGCAGTATTAGTGGGGGTGACAAGTGTTCCCGCGACGCTTCTGTGGATTCAAATAACAACAAATCATTGGCGGGTAGTGGGGGTGATGGTTCCAAAGGGAGGAAGTCAAAATCGGCACAGAAGGATGATGCTTGTGTTCAGACCAAAAAGGAGTCAAGGGAAAGGGCAAGAGCAAGAGCAAGAGAAAGAACTTGCTACAAAATGTGTAGCACTAGAAGGGTGCAGCAAGACTTTGATGAAAGGTGCCCTGTAACTGCAAACACTCAAATGCTGCACCAATTCAGGTCTTCCATTCTGCCCGAACCTGAAGCTTTGGCGAGATGGGTTCAGCCATATAACCCTTTTCTCATTCATAATGAAGCACCCAGAGATGGATTTGACGTCATTGAAGAATCTATTATGATTAAAAGGAACATGAAGCCGTCAACTATGTTAGCTTCTCAtcaccaaaaccaaaaccaaaaccaaagcCAAAACCTTGTGATCCCTAGGGATGCAAGTTTCAACAACAATGTGTGCCCCTTGCTACCCTATTCCACTCCAGACTGGGACACTAATGGGGCCTTTACTGGATGCTCCAACTTTTGTGCAATAGGAACCATGAACCTATCTACATGTTTCATGAACCAGTg A